The window GGCCTCCGCGCGGTCCGCCTCCAGCGCCCGCTGCGTCAGTGCGACGAGCGCCAGCGCCGCGACGAGGACGCTGGCCGCGTAGGCGGCCCAGGCACGGCGTGGGCTCATCGCGTCTCCTCCACGCCATCCACGGCCCATGCATAGCCCTGGCCGCGGACCGTGAGCAGCCGCCGCGGCGCGGCCGGGTCATCCCGCAGTTTCTCGCGCAGCCGCATGACGTGCATGTCGATCGTCCGCGTGGCCATGCCCCGCGGGTCGAGCCGCCAGACCCGCCGCAAGAGTTCCTCGCGGCTGATCGCCCGGCCGGCATGGGCCGCGAGGTAGGCGGCCAGTTCGGCCTCCTTCTCCGAAAGCTCGGCCCGCGTGCCGTCGGCATGCCGCACCTCGCGCCGGGCGAGGTCGATCACGAGCCCCGCGCAGGCGATCAGCTCCACCGGCCGCGGCCGCTCCGGCGACCGGCGCAGCACCGCCTCGACGCGGGCCAAGAGTTCGCGGACGCCGAACGGCTTGACGACGTAATCGTCCGCGCCCGCCGTCAGGCCGTCCACCCGCTCATCCTCGGCGGCCCGCGCCGTGAGCAGGATGACCGGCCGCGTGGGCCGGGACTCGCGGACCCGCCGCAGGATCTCCAGACCGTCGCCGCCGGGGAGGACGACGTCGAGGAGCACGAGGTCGAGCTCCGCCGACTCCGCCAGCGCGAGCCCGCGCGGGCCGTCGCCGGCCTCGAGCACCTCGTAGCCGGCGAAGCGCAGCGCCGTGACCACGCCGCGCCGGATGGCGGCGTCGTCCTCGACCACGAGCACGCGACGGGCCGGGCCGGTCATCGCTTGGCGTATCTCCCCCGGGCGTCGGCCGTGGCGCCCGCGAACGGGATCTTCGTCGTGCGCACGTCGAGCAGCGGCTTGAGTTCGTGGATGTTCGTGTAGCCGTAGGCGTGGAGCACGTTGAACGTGTGGACGTTGAGCGCCGCGCCGGCGGTCTTGGTAGCGAAGGCCTGCTCCTCGTTCTCGAAGTTGTTGTTGCAGTAGATGAGCACGCGGGTGTCCTTCGTGGGGATGGCCTTGGCGAGTTCGGCCGCCGTGATGTCGGAGAAGTTCAGGTGCCGGGCGCCGCGGACGTGCAGCAGGTCGTATTTCTCCCGGCTGCGGGCGTCGAGGACGACGGTGTCGGGCCGGGCCGCGAGCGCCATGAATTCATCCTCGCCGATGCGGCGGGCCTGCCGCAATTCCTCCACGGCCGCGACGCCCGCGGCGAAGCGGCGGTAGTCGATCCGGGGATTGCCCTCGTCGGCCCGGGCGGCCGGGGCGAACAGGGCGGCACCGACGAGGACGAGCGACACGAGCGGACGGCGGTCTGTGGGGCGGAACATGGAATGGGCTCCCGTGGAAGTGCGGCCGGCTGGCACCCGCCGGGCCGCGCCGCACCTGGACAAGTATCGGTGCCCCGGCCCCACCGGTGGGTAACGGACGTGTAACGGCTTCGAGGTCAACCTGCGGGCTTGAAGGCGTGTACCATCGCCCGGTAACGCAGGGGCGGATCGCCCGCCGCGAGGCCGCCCAGTGGCGGCGGCCCCTGCACCACCGCGCAGCTCGTGAAGCCGGCCGCCGCGACGAGGCCGCGCAGGCCGCGGAGATTGGGCGACCACCAGTTCGACGGGTCGCCGTTGAGCTCGCTGCCGGGGAAAAACTCGCACAGCGAAACGTCGGCGGCACCCGGCACCTCCATCGCCTCGGTCTCGATCACGGCGACGCCCCGGGTCAACGAGGCCAGTTTGCGCATCGCCGCCAGCGGGTTCTCGGTGTGGTACAGCACGCCGAGGAACAGCACGACGTCGAACGTGCCGATCTCCGCCGGGCGGGCCGCCATGAAATCGAGCACCACGGGCTCGACGCGGCTGGCGAGCGCCCGCCGCGCGAGATCGAATCGTGCCTTGCCCGGCATCCGTTCCGGATCGAGCCGCCAGCGCATGCATTCGGTCCGGTAGGGCGGGGCGGGCTCGACGCCCCGGGCCGCGCACTCCGCGAGGTAGGCGTCGGTGAGCCTGGTTTCCACCTGCCAGGCCGGCAGGTCGAGGCTCACGACCCGCGTTGCGCCGCGCCGTTCCGCCTCGAACGAATAAAAGCCGTCGTAGGCACCGATGTCGAGCACGCTCTTGCCGGCCAGGTCGGGAAGCCGCAGGGCCGCCAGTTCCTTCTGGAGCGCCGCAGGGCTTTTCTGCCCCTTGGTGACGACACCGTGGCCGAGATCGATCGAGTGAAACCAGACCTCTCGCGCCGCCGCGGCGGCGAGCGCGTCGGGGTCGAGACGCGCCGGTGATGCGGTGTCCATGGAGGAGAGTTCCCGGGGGGAAGAACAAGATCCGGCAGGACGGAAGTCTGATCGTTGTGCCGGCCCGCCGACAAGCCGGCCGCGGAGCAGAGGGCCGCTACCCCTCCCGCGCGGACGCGTGCCGCACGTCGTCGAACCGCTGCAGGAGGTTCACCTTCTGCCAGATCTTCTGGCACAAGCCTGTCGTCAGGTCCTCGATCTCGCCGACCGCCTCCAGGACCACCGGGTCGTCGAACCGCTGGACGTAGATCGCCGCCACTTTCCCGGTCAGTGACAGCAGCTCGGAGCAGTAGTCGAGATAGCGGTTGAGCTCGAAGGCGGTCATCGTCTCCCGCGGCGACGCGGTCGTGCTCAAGTAGCGGTCGAGCAGCCGCTCCGGGTCCTTGGTCAACTGGTGCATGTCGATGACGTGGGCCACGCTGCGCAGTTCGTGGAGTGCCCGCAGGCCGCGAGATCGCTTCAGCCGCCGCTCCCAGCCGACGAGGAACACGAGGCCGGCGCCGATCAGCACGGCCTCGCTGAGTCCGGCCTCGGTGGTCTGAATGACGTCGATCAGCTCGACGCGTCTCCAGCGCAGACCTGTGGCGGCCACCGCCAGGCAGATGGCGGCCGCGAGCAGCGTGACGAGCAGCCAGGTGAGGACCCGGATCGGCACGATCGGACGGCCGAACTCCTCGGCCCGGGCCGCAGCCGTCCGGCTCGTGGCCAGCAATTCGTCGCAGATCCGCCCCAGTCCGGAGCCGGGAAAACGAGCATCGATCCGGCCCTTCAGCCGGGCGATGGTGTCGACAACCCGCGGCGGTTCGAGCACGAGACCTGGCATCGTGGGCACCGTCCTCCGGGGCCCGCCAGCATAGCCACGGGTTGCGCGGCCGGCGAGCCGCGGCCCCACCCGCATCGGGCAGGACAGCCACGGCGGACATGCCGCCACGACTTCGGCCGGCGGACCACCAGAAGCGCGTTGCCGACCGGCCGCTGACCACGGCCGGGGGCGGGAATCCTGCTCCTGCCATCGACGACCATCGTCGAGGAGCCGCCGCCGGGTGGGTCCGGGCCAGTTCCGCCACCGTCTGATCGGCTCCGCGCGTGCTGGGCGCAGGCTGTCGCGGACCGTGAAAGGATCGTAGAATGTGGTTCGTCAGAAGGTAGAAGGAACCCGCGCGATGCTCCCCGACGGGCTGAAATTTCCGAGCACCGCCGAGGTCGTCGCGGACGAGGCCGATCGGTTCCGCCGGGCCTCGCCTGCCGAACGGGTGCGGGCGATTCGCTCCGCCCTGTCGGCGGGCGCCCTGTTGATCGAACGGTCTCCGCGGCGGGATTTCCTCGCGGCCTACCGTCGCGAGCAGGAGGAAGCCGCCCGCGAGGCCATCAAACGATTCGTGGTTCGGCATGCCTGGCAGTCCTGAACCGCTGGCGGGCGATCTGGTGGCGGCCGTGGAAGGTCTCGGTGCGGCCTTCCAGGCACGGGGCATCCGCTACGCCCTGCTGGGCGGACTGGCGACGATCCTCCGCGGTCGGCCGCGATTCACGCAGGACGTCGACGTGCTGCTCGACGTGCCGCAGGTCGAACTCCCCGGCCTGCTCGACGACCTCATCGACCGTGGGTTTTCCCTCGACCCGCCCACGGTCATCCGCCAGTACGTTCAGGAACACATGACTGCCTTCCGCTTCGGCGTCGTGCGCATCGACTGGCTCAAGCCGATCCTGCCGCTCTATGCCCATGCCCTCGCGGCGGCTACGGTGCTGCCATGGAGCGAAGGGCACACGCTCCGCGTCCTCGCTCCAGAGGGGCTGATCATGACGAAGATGGTCGCCTTTCGGCCGCAGGATCAGGAGGACATCCGCACGCTCCTGGTTGCCAACCGCCACGACATCGACATCGACCTGATCCGCCACGAGTGGGCGCTGGTTGCCGGCGGCGAGGAAGAGCGGACGCATTGGCTGGAGACTGAACTGGCCGCGATCCGCTGACAGCCCGGCCGGAGAGATGCACCGCCGACGCGGACGGGATTCACCTGCCCCCACGGGTCACGCGCACCCCGGCCTGGCCGCTCATGGGCACGTCACTCCTTCACCTCCAGGGCCACGCTCGCCGAGTGGGCGTTGAACTCGGGGGCGTAGCGGCTCTGGATCTTCGCGAAGCCGCTCGACGCCGTGCCCCGGTGGGCCGCCCGAACGGAATACTCGAAGACGTGCACACCCCGCGGCAGCCGCTCGAAGAACATCTGCGTCGCGGTGTCGCGGATCGCCACGTACCAGGCCGCCCCGTCGCCGTACCGCCAGCCCGAGAGCACGTCCACCGGTTCCGTGATGCTCGGCCGGTGGTCGGCGAGCTCCAGAAACTCGTAGTCGCGGTCACTCGTCACCACGAGCCGGACGACGAGCTCGTCGCCGAGCGCGACTTTTGCATCACCTCCCTGCTTGACGGGCACGAGCTCCGGCCCAGCCTTCGTCATCCGCTTCACGAACAGCTGCTTCTCAATGGAAAGTTCCTCGCGGCCCGCCGCCGGCACCTTCGAGATGTCGTCAAGGTACTGCCAGTGGACGCCGCCGAAGGCCAGCCCCTTGTCGGGCTTCGTGACCGTGATCGTCGCCATCTCCGGCTTGATCTCGCGGCGGGTGAACCGCTCCTCGAAGAAGCCGGTGCCGGCCTCGACCTTCGCCGGCTCGACCCGCTCGCCGCCGACGTCCACCGTGACGAGTTCCTGCGAGGCGAGCAGGTCGGTGCCGCGGCCGAGGAGCGCGCTGACTGCATCTGCAGTGGTGCGGCCGTTCTTCCAGCGGCTGGTTCGCTTTTGCGACAGCAGCCAGACCTTGAGGGCCTCGACCGCGTCCTTGTCGCCGGCCACCTCGTCAAAAGCCTCGACCATGATCGCCTGCGCGGCGATCGGGGCGTAGTGCCAGCTCCACCAGCCGGGGTGCGGGTCCCGCCACCACATGCCCTGCCAGCTTTCCTTCTCTTCACCCGGCTTGACGTCGGCATCGACCGCCCGTTGCTTGAGGCTGTCGATGATGGAAAGTGCCGTCTGCTTGTCGCCCGAGCGGGTCAGTGCGATCGCGAGCTGCCCCTGCGGAAGCCGGCCGTCGATCTTCATCCAGCACTTTCGCGCCACGTCGAACGCCCACTGGATCGCCGCGGCCGCCTCCCCCTGCGGGGGCGCGTCCTGCGTGAAGAAGCTCCGCGCATAGAGGGCGTAGACGCCCAGCGGCGTGAGCACGATCTGGTCGGGCTTGCCCGCCCAGAATTTCTCCGCCCGGCGCTTCTCCTCGACGAGCCGGCCGTCGAGCCAGGGGATCGTCTCGAGGGCCGGCTGGACGTCGATCTTCACGCCCGCCGTTCGCAACCGGCCGAAGCCGGCCACGATGCCGAGCGTGACGGAGTCGCAGGTCCGGCCGCCGGGGAACCAGGGCCAGCCGCCGTCGCCGGTTCTCAAGCTCGCCAGCCGCGTCAGTGCGGCCTGCGTCTCGTTGCCGGCCCGCGTGGCGTCGAAGAGCAGCGCGATCCGGGCCCGCGCCTCCTTCTCGTCCACCGCGTCGCGGACCCAGGGCGTCTCGGCGAGGAGCGTCTTCACGAGGTCGGTGTTTTTCTCGAGTGGGCTTTCCAGCGCAGCGGTTCCCTTCCACTGCTCGAACACCCGGCCGATCCGCGGATCGCTCGTGGCGAGGTGCCGGGCGAGCGAGTTGGCATAGAGCCGCGTAAACAGCGTCTCGGTGCTCTCGTCGGACTGCTCCATGATCGAGGGCAACGCGAGCACGGCGTACCAGGCCGGGTTCGACGTGGCCTGGACGACGAGCGACTGGCTCTGGATATCGGCGCCGGCGGCAGCGTTAGCGGTTTGGGCCAGCCGGTCGAGCGACACCTTTCGCGTGCCCGGTCCGCGGATCGTGACGGGCACCGATTCACTGACCAGGACCTTACGTGGCAGGACCGGGATCAGGGCCTCCTCGCCGTCGGCGGCCTTGCCGGCGGAGCCGGTGGCCAGGTAGCGGAGGGCCTCGGTGCCGTCGGCCACCTTCACGGTGAACACGACCGGCTTCGATTCGCCGGCGGCAATATCAAAGGCCTTGCTCGACTCGCCGACGATCAGCCCGGCGCGGTTGGCGTCGGTGCGGGCGTCGGCGAGGGAAAACTTCACCGTGCCCGCGAGCCGGCCGGTGGACTTGTTGCTGACCTTCACCGGGATCTGCACGACGTCCCCCTCGCGGAGGAACCGGGGCATGACCGGCTCGACCATCAGGTCCTTTACAGACACGCATTCAGCCACGATTGATCCGCTGCGAAGCGCCGCGTCGTGGGCGAGGCCCTTGAACTGCCAGGTCGTGAGCGTGTCGGGGAGCGTGAACTCGATCGACACGACGCCGTCCTTGCCGCTCGAAAGCGTCGGCAGGAAGAACGCCGTCTCGACGAGGTTTTTGCGCGGCGGCGGGGCCGCGGCGGCGGGGACCGCCGGGCCACCGGGGCCTTGTGGGTCGCCCGCCTGGAGTTTGTCGGCTTCATCGACTAGTCCGGTACGGGCCACGTTTGTATTGTCCAAGGCTTTGCTCGGGGCACCGGGTTTCACTGCGGCACCCATGGCAAAGGCTGCGAACTCAGCACCGGGTTTCGCCCCTTTCCGCATCCGCATGAGCATCCGGCCGCCGTTGCCTCCGCCGATGCCGCCCTCCCATCCCATCGCCGGCGTGCCAAAGGGATCCCGCAGCACGCGGTAGGTCAGCTGCGGCACACCCACCTGCGGCACGTCGAAGTGACCGAGGACGTGATTGAACCCCTCGCCGCGATTGGTGAACGAGATGTTCAGCCAGCTCGACTCACGGCGGAACATTCCCATCAGGTCGCCCGGCCAGGCGTGGGCGGCCAGCGCGTCGAGCGACTGGTCGTAGGCAAGCGCCAGGAACTCGGCCGCGACGGGCGCGGCCGGCCCGGCCACCGGATCGGCGACGCTCATGATCTTCGCCCGCCAGATTTCCTTCGCCCCGGGCTCGAGCCGGCGGGTGAACCGCTCCCACTCGATCGCGAGTTTTTTGTTCGTCCACGGCACGTCGATCGTGCGGCTTTCGGAATGGATCCGGCCGTCGCGGACCAGCCACGCCCGCACGGTGAACCCGCCCCGGTGGGCGTCGGTGACTTTCAGGCTCACCGGCCACTGCGTCCGCCCCGGCTCGGTCCAGTACCGCGCGATCGTTTTTCCTGACTGCGAAATCTCGACGAGGGCCCGCCCCTTCGCATAGCCGGTGCCGACGAAGGCCGAGAACTCGGCGTTCGGCTCCACCGACTGCTTTTCGGACTTCATCACGAACGCCCGCTTCACGCCGTAGCGGTCGGCGGCCGGATCGACCACCTCGATCACCTGCTCGGCCCTCACCGCCGGCACGTCGCCGGCCGCCGGGATCTCGAACACCGCCTTGTAGATGCCCGCCGGCAGGTTCGCCGTCGCCTCGGTTTTTCCAGTCGCCTTGTCGGTGGTGATCTTCTGCGTGAACACGGCCTCACCGGCTGCCCAGGTCTGCGGGTTGGCGGGATCGGGCTCGACCGGCCGCCCGGCCGCCGGCGCGATGTCGCGGCCTCGACCACGGCCGCGGAACGGCCGCGGCATCCCGCCCGGGCCACCGAACAGGTCGCCGCGGGCCACCTCCGCCGGCTGCACGAGCCGCGACACGGTGAGCGTGCCGGCCGCCGCGCGGGGCTGGCCGTCGAGCGTGGTTGTGCCGATGCCGATCTTCACGGCCGCGGGCTCGCCGCGGACGACCGCCTGCCACTCCCTGGCCGACACGCTCGCTTCGACGTCGGTGTAGCCGACGCTCACGCTTTGGGAATCACTGCGGGTTTCGCCGCTGGTATCCGTGACATCGGCGACAACGGCAAACGTGAAGACCGGCAGCGACTCCTTGGGCACCGCGCGGTCGGGCTTCGCCGTGAACGTGACCGTGAATTTTCCTGCGTCGTCGCTGACGGCCGTGCCGCGGGCGATCCGCTGCCCGCCCGCGTCGAACGGCAGCCAGGGGAAGAACCAGCGGCACCAGAAAGGCCAGCGGACCTGCCGCGTGACGTGCCATTTTACCTTTGCACCGGAGACGGGCAGGCCCGTGTAGGTCGTGGCCGTGCCGGAGAGCACGACGTCGCCGCCGAGCGGCGGGCTCTTCTCGGGCGCCGCGAGCTTCACGAGAAACTTCGGTCGCTTGTACTCCTCGACGCGGACACCCACCGCGCCCCCGAAGCCGTTGTTGCCCGGCGCCCGGGCCTGGATCGACCATTGGCCCGGCAGGGCACCGGTCGCAATCGGAAAATTACCGGCGAACGAACCGTTGGCAGAGGTCTTGTGGGTCGCCTTGGCCACCTCGCGGCCGTTGGCATCATTGAGCACGACGATGATTTCGCGATCGGCCACGGCGCGGTACTCGGCCTTGGCATGGTCACCCGCGCAGGCGATCCCCTTGTAGTGGACGATCTGGCCGGGGCGATGGATGCCGCGGTCGGTGACGAGCACGATCGACTTGTAGCCCGAGGGCTGCTCGTTGCGCCAGACGTGGGTCGGATCGGTGGCGGCAGTGTGCCGCTTGTCTCCGCGGTCGGCCGTGGCCACGACGACGACTTCCTTCTGGTTCGGAACCGCGACCTCGTAGCGGCCATCCTTGTCGGTGGTGACGGTGGCGGCATCGGTGAACGGCGGCGGACCACCGCGATCGCCACGGACGAACGCCTTGACCGTCGCCCCGGCGACCGGCTCCCCGGAGGCGATGTCGACGACGTGGCCGGCAAGGCCCGCCGCATGCGGGTTCTGCTCCGACACGATCGCCAGGTGCGTGACGTGAACCAGCGTCACGAAGACGACGTTGTCCTGCTCGCCGAAATTTTCCTTGTGGCTGGCGATCACCCAGTACGCCCCGGGCTCGAGACCGGCCGCGTCGAACGCGGCCGCCACCGGGATGTCCTGGTGCCGCTGCCGGTAGTCGGGCGTGGCGGGGAGGTCGGCGGCGTGCTGCTTCACGGCCGGCAGGGCGAGGATCGCCTTGCGGTCGGCGTCGTCGATCCAGTTGCCGTGCGGCTTGCCCGCCTTGAGCCGGCCGAGAAAATCGGCCTTCGCCAGCCGGAGCTGAACCTTGGCGATGTTCCGGTAGGTGACGCGGACGACCGGCCATGGGTCGGCCCAGGAGGATTCCGTCGCGAGCGACAGTTCACGGCTCTCGATCTGTGCGACGAGGTTTTTGCACATCGCCCCACCGGGGCTCTTGGGGTGCGACTCCGCACCGGCCAGTGCGATCTTCCGGGCTTCGATGAGGTCGCCCGACTCGCCCTGCCCGTCGCCCTGCTGGATCAGGCTGGCGAGGTGAAACCGGCCGAGCGATGCGGTCTCGTGGTCGCCGGCCCGCTCGATGAACGCCCGCAGGGCCGCCTCCTTGCGGTCAACGAGGGCACCGGGCTCCCCCGTGGCGACGACGGCGCCGCTGGCCCACAGGATTCGGTCGAGGTCGGCGGCAAGGAAGGCAGTGCGGTCGTTGTCTCCCTTATGGAAGATGAGCAGATCACGGTAGAGGCGGACCGTGTCGAGCAGCGGCGAATCGGTGTCGGTGACGGTGTTGTCTTTCTCGGGCTGCCAGTTCAAAAACTCCTCGGGCGTGCCGAGCGCCGGCGAATCGGCGCCGATCTCGAAAGCATCCTCGGGGGCCACGAGCCCGCGCTCGCCGGAACTCGAAAACTCGATCGCGTCGCGAACGACCACGTCCCAGACGGTGGGCCGGTAGGCGTCGGACATCGCCCCCTTCTCGATGATCGCCGACCACTCGGCGACCGGGAGTTTTTGGAGTGCGGCCCGCTCGGGGCTCCCGGGTGCGCCGACGGCCGCGGCGAACCGCTTCCTGATCTCGGCGACGATCGCCGGCAGGTCCCATTCGGCGAGCTTCGTGAGGTCCTTGGCGTCGGCGCCCCCCTGCGTGCGCTCTTGGTACCGCCAGCGGTTCGCTTGAAAATAGCCCCAGGTCCAGTTGGCTCGGATGGCCTCGAGCACGCCCTTTGTCTCGGCCGGCGCCCTGTCGATCGCGGCGGCGAGGCGGAGCACCCGCTCGGGGTCGTCACCGGGCCGGTCGCCCGTCTCGGTGAGGATCCGCGTAGCGATCGCCCGGGCCGCTTCGGCCCAGGCCTTGTCCTGCACGGCGGAGGCCTCGACGCCGGCGAGGGCCTGGAGGGCGGTCTTCGGCTTCCCCTCCTCGAGCGCCTTCTCGACGGTCTTCCAGGCCGCGGCCCGGTCGGCGGGGGGCACGGCGTCATCACCGACGGCGAGGGGACGCATCAGAATCGGGCCTCCTGCGAGCAGGCCCACCATGGCGATGGCGGCGGCGAGCCGGCGTGATGCGATGGTATGGCGCGGGTGACGGTGGGGAAACATGCGGTACTCCGTCGAAGGTCTGTGGCCCCGTGTGCCGGGACGGTGAACTATAAGGAATCGCGGCTCGGCCGACTCTTCGACGCGCGGCGAATGGAAAAGGTTCCCAGAGCCGTCGGACCGCGGTCAGGGCCAGGCGCCCGGCGCGGTAAACCTCCGGCTTCACCACCGCCGGGGCAAGGCCGCCAGGGACATGGATGGCCCGACAGCCGTGAACCAGCCCGGCCTCTACCGCGGCGGCTGGTCGTCGTCCATCGTGCTGATGTAGCTGCGCAGCCGCTCCAGTTCGTCGGTCACGTGCCGCAGCTTGAGCATGTTTTCCACCCGCTTCACCAGCTCCACCCGGTTCACCGGCTTGGAGAGGAAGTCGTCGGTGCCCGCCGC of the Planctomycetia bacterium genome contains:
- a CDS encoding DNA-binding response regulator — translated: MTGPARRVLVVEDDAAIRRGVVTALRFAGYEVLEAGDGPRGLALAESAELDLVLLDVVLPGGDGLEILRRVRESRPTRPVILLTARAAEDERVDGLTAGADDYVVKPFGVRELLARVEAVLRRSPERPRPVELIACAGLVIDLARREVRHADGTRAELSEKEAELAAYLAAHAGRAISREELLRRVWRLDPRGMATRTIDMHVMRLREKLRDDPAAPRRLLTVRGQGYAWAVDGVEETR
- a CDS encoding membrane protein codes for the protein MPGLVLEPPRVVDTIARLKGRIDARFPGSGLGRICDELLATSRTAAARAEEFGRPIVPIRVLTWLLVTLLAAAICLAVAATGLRWRRVELIDVIQTTEAGLSEAVLIGAGLVFLVGWERRLKRSRGLRALHELRSVAHVIDMHQLTKDPERLLDRYLSTTASPRETMTAFELNRYLDYCSELLSLTGKVAAIYVQRFDDPVVLEAVGEIEDLTTGLCQKIWQKVNLLQRFDDVRHASAREG
- a CDS encoding alpha-2-macroglobulin; this translates as MFPHRHPRHTIASRRLAAAIAMVGLLAGGPILMRPLAVGDDAVPPADRAAAWKTVEKALEEGKPKTALQALAGVEASAVQDKAWAEAARAIATRILTETGDRPGDDPERVLRLAAAIDRAPAETKGVLEAIRANWTWGYFQANRWRYQERTQGGADAKDLTKLAEWDLPAIVAEIRKRFAAAVGAPGSPERAALQKLPVAEWSAIIEKGAMSDAYRPTVWDVVVRDAIEFSSSGERGLVAPEDAFEIGADSPALGTPEEFLNWQPEKDNTVTDTDSPLLDTVRLYRDLLIFHKGDNDRTAFLAADLDRILWASGAVVATGEPGALVDRKEAALRAFIERAGDHETASLGRFHLASLIQQGDGQGESGDLIEARKIALAGAESHPKSPGGAMCKNLVAQIESRELSLATESSWADPWPVVRVTYRNIAKVQLRLAKADFLGRLKAGKPHGNWIDDADRKAILALPAVKQHAADLPATPDYRQRHQDIPVAAAFDAAGLEPGAYWVIASHKENFGEQDNVVFVTLVHVTHLAIVSEQNPHAAGLAGHVVDIASGEPVAGATVKAFVRGDRGGPPPFTDAATVTTDKDGRYEVAVPNQKEVVVVATADRGDKRHTAATDPTHVWRNEQPSGYKSIVLVTDRGIHRPGQIVHYKGIACAGDHAKAEYRAVADREIIVVLNDANGREVAKATHKTSANGSFAGNFPIATGALPGQWSIQARAPGNNGFGGAVGVRVEEYKRPKFLVKLAAPEKSPPLGGDVVLSGTATTYTGLPVSGAKVKWHVTRQVRWPFWCRWFFPWLPFDAGGQRIARGTAVSDDAGKFTVTFTAKPDRAVPKESLPVFTFAVVADVTDTSGETRSDSQSVSVGYTDVEASVSAREWQAVVRGEPAAVKIGIGTTTLDGQPRAAAGTLTVSRLVQPAEVARGDLFGGPGGMPRPFRGRGRGRDIAPAAGRPVEPDPANPQTWAAGEAVFTQKITTDKATGKTEATANLPAGIYKAVFEIPAAGDVPAVRAEQVIEVVDPAADRYGVKRAFVMKSEKQSVEPNAEFSAFVGTGYAKGRALVEISQSGKTIARYWTEPGRTQWPVSLKVTDAHRGGFTVRAWLVRDGRIHSESRTIDVPWTNKKLAIEWERFTRRLEPGAKEIWRAKIMSVADPVAGPAAPVAAEFLALAYDQSLDALAAHAWPGDLMGMFRRESSWLNISFTNRGEGFNHVLGHFDVPQVGVPQLTYRVLRDPFGTPAMGWEGGIGGGNGGRMLMRMRKGAKPGAEFAAFAMGAAVKPGAPSKALDNTNVARTGLVDEADKLQAGDPQGPGGPAVPAAAAPPPRKNLVETAFFLPTLSSGKDGVVSIEFTLPDTLTTWQFKGLAHDAALRSGSIVAECVSVKDLMVEPVMPRFLREGDVVQIPVKVSNKSTGRLAGTVKFSLADARTDANRAGLIVGESSKAFDIAAGESKPVVFTVKVADGTEALRYLATGSAGKAADGEEALIPVLPRKVLVSESVPVTIRGPGTRKVSLDRLAQTANAAAGADIQSQSLVVQATSNPAWYAVLALPSIMEQSDESTETLFTRLYANSLARHLATSDPRIGRVFEQWKGTAALESPLEKNTDLVKTLLAETPWVRDAVDEKEARARIALLFDATRAGNETQAALTRLASLRTGDGGWPWFPGGRTCDSVTLGIVAGFGRLRTAGVKIDVQPALETIPWLDGRLVEEKRRAEKFWAGKPDQIVLTPLGVYALYARSFFTQDAPPQGEAAAAIQWAFDVARKCWMKIDGRLPQGQLAIALTRSGDKQTALSIIDSLKQRAVDADVKPGEEKESWQGMWWRDPHPGWWSWHYAPIAAQAIMVEAFDEVAGDKDAVEALKVWLLSQKRTSRWKNGRTTADAVSALLGRGTDLLASQELVTVDVGGERVEPAKVEAGTGFFEERFTRREIKPEMATITVTKPDKGLAFGGVHWQYLDDISKVPAAGREELSIEKQLFVKRMTKAGPELVPVKQGGDAKVALGDELVVRLVVTSDRDYEFLELADHRPSITEPVDVLSGWRYGDGAAWYVAIRDTATQMFFERLPRGVHVFEYSVRAAHRGTASSGFAKIQSRYAPEFNAHSASVALEVKE